The region TTTTCCTTTATTGAATTGCCAGATGAATTTACTACTGGTAGTAGCATAATGCCACAGAAGAAAAATCCCGATCTACTTGAATTGATTAGAGGTAAATGTGGTTCTGTTTATGGAAATCTTATATCATTGTTAACCATCTTAAAAGGGCTGCCCTTGTCATATAATAGAGATTTACAAGAGGATAAAACTCAAATTTTTGATACTATTTATAACTATAAAAACACAGTTAAAATAATAGATAGAATTGTAGAAAATGTAACAGTTAATCGTAAAAGGCTAAGTGAAGCTGCATTAGATAATTACTCAACAGCAACTGATTTAGCTGATTATTTGACCATGAAAGGTCTCCCTTTTAGAGAGTCTCATAATATTACAGGAAAGATTGTTTTATATGCCATAAAAGAGAAGAAAAATCTAAATGAATTAACATTAAATGAGTTTAAAAAATTTTCTGACAAGATCAGTGAAGATATTTATGAATTTATCGATATCAATAATTCAATTAATAGAAAAAAATCTTATGGAGGTACTGCAAGAGTTTCAGTTGAAAAGCAGATTGAAAGTGGATGGAAATTTGTAAATGCGCAAAACTGTTAAGTTAATTAGCTTGTTTACAATATTATTATTAGTTTTGGCATGTGGCAAAAAAACAGATCCGATTCCTAAATCTCAATTTATTCCACCTGCTGAAGATGAGGTTTTTATTGAGGTTGTTAAAGGGGGTGTTTTAGTAAAAAATAATGATAAAGATTATAATTTAATTGTGCAAAAATCTGCTTGCGAGGGATGTGGTGGGGTCTTTAAAGAGTTGGCTACTATTAAACCAGAGGGTCAATTTTTGGATAGAGACGTAAAAGAAAAAGAACAGTATTTTTACAAATTTATGTTTAAACACCCAAGATATGATATTTATTCTAATTATTTTATTAAAAGGATTACCTATTTAAAACAAGTGGCTATTAAAAATATTGAAATAATACCTATTGATAATAAAACTATTTCTATAAATCTTGATTTTACTGATACTATTAGGCATTATAAGTTATATATTAATGATGAATTGTATTATGATGGTAGAAATGAAAGACTAGAAGGTATTACCTTGAAAGAGAGATACAATAAAGTATCGATCCTACCTTATGATATCTACAATAATAAAGGGAGGCTATATGCCCAAAGGATTGATACTTTTGATTTGAACAGGCCTAAAAAAGTAGAGAATATTGATTATGTGTTTGATGATGGTAATCTTTATATATCCTGGGATAGAGTGAATTATGCAGATAAATATAGTTTAAAGATAAAGATAGATGGTAGAGTTATGGAGTTTGCTCAGGAGGTAAATTATTTTAAAACTCAGGTACCACAACATATAAAATGTATAGATATAGGCTTGCAAGCAGAAAATGATTTTTTTAAGTCGGGATATAAGAATATTGAAATATGTAGATAATAACATAGGAGGTTTAGTTTTATAATATGTTAACATTGATTATATCTCTCTCGTTATCAGCATTAATTTATTTAGGCACATATTATTTTACCTTTAATCATATTGTTTCATCTATTTTAGCAGTAATTACATTATTTCTTGTTAATTTTTTGATTGGTAGAAAGGTCTTCAAAAAACTAAACGGCCTATTTACTTCTATACAGAAGGATATGAACCTAGGGCATTATGAAAAAGCCATAAAAAAGCTTAATGATGGTTTGAGGCTTTCAAAATGGCAATTTATGATAAAAAAGCAGATTAATTCCCAACTAGGTATAATATATTATTTAAAGAAGGATAAGAAAAAGGCTAAAGACTATCTATTAAAAGGAACGCTAAAAAATTATATTGCTGCATCAATGTTGGCAACATTGTATTATAAGGAAAAGAAATATGATAAATGTAAAGAGGTTATGGAAAAAGCAATTAAAGCCTCAAAAAAGGAAGGTTTCCTCTATTCTCTATATGCATATTTTCTATACAGAATGAATGAGAAAGGCAAAGCGATTGAGATATTAAATAAGGGTGTTAAAAAAGCCCCGTTAGATGAAAAATTAAATTCAAACCTAGATGCTTTAAAAAATGGCAAAAAGATTAAAATGCAAAATTATGGACAAATATGGCTTCAATTAAATATTGATAAGGTGCCAGAAGGTATTAGGCCCTATCATATGATTTTGGCCAATAAGAGATTCAAACCACGTTAGATGAAAGATATTCAAAACTCATTTGATACAAGGAATATAAATATTGATAAAGTAGGTATTAAAGACATTAAATATCCTATTATATTAATGGATAAAAATAAGGGTTATCAACATACAATAGCAAGTATAGATATGTTTGTTAGATTGCCACACCAATTTAAAGGCACGCATATGTCAAGATTTATAGAGATTTTGAATAATCACAGAGAAAATATTAATAATGACACAATAACTTCAATGCTTGTTAATATGAAGAGCAAATTAAATTCTAATTCAGCTCATATATCTCTATCTTTTCCTTATTTTATTGAGAAAGAAGCCCCAGTATCAAAAGAGAAATCTTTAATGGGTTTTTCTTGCAAATATATAGCTAGTGATATTGATGGCACCCATGATTTTATCACTGTTGTAAAAGTACCAGTATTATCCCTATGCCCTTGTTCTAAGGAGATCAGTGCTTTTGGGGCTCATAACCAGAGGGGAATGGTAGTAATAAAAATTAGACATAAAAAGATGGTTTGGATTGAAGAATTAGTTGATATTGCAGAGACGTCTTCCTCAGCTCCCACATATTCACTTTTAAAAAGAAGTGATGAAAAATATATTACTGAATTTGCCTATAATAACCCTACTTTTGTTGAGGATATTGTTAGAAATGCTGCCGTAAAGCTTAATAATGATAATAGAATAACCTGGTTTTATGTATCCTGTGAAAATATTGAAAGCATACACAACCATTCAGCTTATGCTGTTGTTGAAAAAGACAAGCTAGCTAATTAAAATAGATGAAAATTATTGTTTAATATATACCTTTCTGCCTTTTACTATTAGCTTATTTTCTGTAAATAACTTTATGCCTTTCGGGTAAATTATGTGTTCATACTTTAAAATTCTATCAGATAATGAAGTTACATCATCAGAATCTTCCACATGGACTGCATGTTGCAATATAATAGGACCATGATCTACTAGATGGTCTACAAAATGAAGTGTGCAACCTGTTATCTTTACACCATAGTCTAATGCCTGTTTTTGTGCATTTAAACCAGGGAAGCTAGGCAGTAAGGATGGATGTATATTCATTATGCGATTGTGATAAGTGTTAACTATTGATTTTCCTATAATGCTCATATATCCAGCAAGACATACAAGGTGTATATTGTGTTCTTTTAAAGTGTGCAATATTTCATTATCTCTTTGATCTTTGGCAAGATGTTTACTTAATATTTTTGTTTGTATTTTGTTCTCATAGGCATACTTTAAGCCCAATGCTTTTTCATTATTTGAGATAAGTAAAACAATTTTTCCATTATTTATATAATTGTTTTTAATAGATTCATTTATTGCTTTAAAATTGCTGCCTCGCCCTGATATAAATACTGCTATATTTATCACTACAAACCTTTTATTATAACATTACCACAGCCTTCCTTAGTAAATCCAATTGTGTGGTAATCAATATTATTTTTAATAAAGACTTCCTTAACCTTATCAGTCTTATCTTTTCCAAAAATCATTACCATTCCAATGCCCATATTAAAGACCCTATACATCTCTTTTTTAGATATATCAGTATTCTTCATAAAAAAATCAAAGCAAAAGGGAGGGTTCCAACTATTTATATCAATTTCTGCATCAATATTTTCTGGCAAAATTCTTTTAATGTTATCATATAAACCGCCTCCTGTTATATGAGCACAACCTTTAGGTTTGATATTACTCTCTTTGATTATTCTAAATTCATTTGTGTATATCTTTGTTGGTTCAAGGAGTATATCTTTTAAAGTTTTGTTATTACCTATTTGTTGGTTTAATTTGAATTTATTTTCATTAAAATAGACTTCTCTTAAAAGGGTGAATCCATTACTGTGGTATCCTGCCGATGGCAGGCCTATTATTATATTATCTTTATCAATATTTCTATTGTCAAAAATTTCATCTCTTTCAACTATGCCAGCGCAAAAACCAGCAAGATCAAAATTCCCTTTACTATACAAGCTTGGCATCTCAGCTGTTTCTCCACCAACCAAAGAGACATTGGTAGAGATGCAAGCTTTTGATATTCCCTTAATTATTTCCTTCGTTTGTTTAATATTAAGCGAGTGGGTGGCTATATAGTCTAAGAATATTAAAGGTTGAGCTCCAATTACTAAAAGATCATTAACATTCATAGCTACTAAATCAATACCAATAGTTGTGAGGTCATCTGCATCTATAGCTATTAGTAATTTTGAACCTACACCGTCAGTTGTTGAGGCAAGAACAGGATTCTTATATTTTTTAACAAATGAAAGGTCATATAGACCGGAAAATCCACCATAGTTAGCAATAACGTTATTATCATAAGTTTGTTCTATTAATGTTTTTATTAGACTAACAAATTTATTACCTTTGTCTATGTCTACACCTGCAGATTTATATCGTTTCATTTATCATTTGTCCCTTTCTTTATGTTTTCGATTTCTTTTTTTATAAGTTTTTCAGCTATATCAGGAATTATTGTTTTAACAATGTTATCCATAGAGTTTTCCAGCTCTTTTTCTAATATATCCCTTAATATTTTATCTAGATTTTTTTTAACCTCTTCTTCTAAGACTGGTTTTAAATAGCTTGAAAAATCAATTGATTCCATTGATTCATTTAATTTTTTATATATTAAATCTTTAATTATATCTTGTAAATCAATATTATCAAATATTTCATATACTTTATTTCTGATTAAATCGTTGATATCATCTTTTTGATCAATGTATTTTATAGCTTGTCTCATATCTTGTAAATCCTGATCATTATTGTCAAATATATCTAGTTCATCTACCTGCTTTTCTTCTTGGCCTGTTTCGTTATTTTCTTTTTTTTCTTTTATAGGTTCCAATTTTTCTAATAATTTTTCATAATCTAGGTTGTCATCTTCTATTACATCGCTTCCATTACTCTCATTTTCTATAACATCAATAGTTTCCGCTAATTTGTCAATTTTTGCTGACAGTGCTTTTGAGTTAAAAGGTTTATTAATATAGTCGTCTACATTAAGTTCTTCGAGATAAAGTTCATCTGCTTTTTCAAAAGCACCTAATAATAATATAATTTTTGAAGTTGGATATTTTTCCTTTATATCATGGCAAAAGTTCTTTAGATTAAGGCCTTCTAGTTTATGGTCCAACAACAATAAATGAGGGGTTATATTGTTAGCCTTATTTTTAAAATCCTCTAATGAAAAAAACTTATATAAATTATAGCTTTCAACATCAACTGCATATTCTACTATTTTATGTATTGTTAGGCTGTCATCAACGACAACTATGTTTAACATTTTTGGCTCCTTTGAATTATATAATTAAAGCTAAAAATAAGCAAAACCTTTTGGTATATAAAATTTATCGTATAAGTAGAGTGCATATCTGTCAGTCATACCAGCTATATAATCGATTATAGCTAATGTTTTGTCTTTGTTAACTTTAATATATAATGTTGGGATATCCTCCAAATGTTTTATATAATATCTATATAACTCTATTAATATTCTTACTGCTTTATCTATCTCTTTTTTTATTATTTTAGATTCATATACATTTTTAAAAAGGAAGTCTCTCAAATTTACTATCGCATTAAGATAATCGTCATCAATGTCAATTGCTTTATAATTATTATTAATTGTTTTTGTTATTATGTTTTTAACAATCCTATCTATCCTCTCCCCATGTGTGCAACCTAAAACACTCGTTATTTCACGTGGTATATCTTTATTGTCAAGTATACCAGCCCTAGTTGCATCATCTATATCATGATTAATATAGGCAATTATATCTGAGAGCCTTACAACCATTGTCTCAAGTGATACGTCTTCAACATCATTTTTTAATAAAAGAGGCCCTCTTCCTTTTGAGTGAT is a window of Deferribacterota bacterium DNA encoding:
- a CDS encoding lyase family protein, with the protein product FSFIELPDEFTTGSSIMPQKKNPDLLELIRGKCGSVYGNLISLLTILKGLPLSYNRDLQEDKTQIFDTIYNYKNTVKIIDRIVENVTVNRKRLSEAALDNYSTATDLADYLTMKGLPFRESHNITGKIVLYAIKEKKNLNELTLNEFKKFSDKISEDIYEFIDINNSINRKKSYGGTARVSVEKQIESGWKFVNAQNC
- the folE2 gene encoding GTP cyclohydrolase FolE2, translating into MKDIQNSFDTRNINIDKVGIKDIKYPIILMDKNKGYQHTIASIDMFVRLPHQFKGTHMSRFIEILNNHRENINNDTITSMLVNMKSKLNSNSAHISLSFPYFIEKEAPVSKEKSLMGFSCKYIASDIDGTHDFITVVKVPVLSLCPCSKEISAFGAHNQRGMVVIKIRHKKMVWIEELVDIAETSSSAPTYSLLKRSDEKYITEFAYNNPTFVEDIVRNAAVKLNNDNRITWFYVSCENIESIHNHSAYAVVEKDKLAN
- the purN gene encoding phosphoribosylglycinamide formyltransferase gives rise to the protein MINIAVFISGRGSNFKAINESIKNNYINNGKIVLLISNNEKALGLKYAYENKIQTKILSKHLAKDQRDNEILHTLKEHNIHLVCLAGYMSIIGKSIVNTYHNRIMNIHPSLLPSFPGLNAQKQALDYGVKITGCTLHFVDHLVDHGPIILQHAVHVEDSDDVTSLSDRILKYEHIIYPKGIKLFTENKLIVKGRKVYIKQ
- the purM gene encoding phosphoribosylformylglycinamidine cyclo-ligase; its protein translation is MKRYKSAGVDIDKGNKFVSLIKTLIEQTYDNNVIANYGGFSGLYDLSFVKKYKNPVLASTTDGVGSKLLIAIDADDLTTIGIDLVAMNVNDLLVIGAQPLIFLDYIATHSLNIKQTKEIIKGISKACISTNVSLVGGETAEMPSLYSKGNFDLAGFCAGIVERDEIFDNRNIDKDNIIIGLPSAGYHSNGFTLLREVYFNENKFKLNQQIGNNKTLKDILLEPTKIYTNEFRIIKESNIKPKGCAHITGGGLYDNIKRILPENIDAEIDINSWNPPFCFDFFMKNTDISKKEMYRVFNMGIGMVMIFGKDKTDKVKEVFIKNNIDYHTIGFTKEGCGNVIIKGL
- a CDS encoding response regulator gives rise to the protein MLNIVVVDDSLTIHKIVEYAVDVESYNLYKFFSLEDFKNKANNITPHLLLLDHKLEGLNLKNFCHDIKEKYPTSKIILLLGAFEKADELYLEELNVDDYINKPFNSKALSAKIDKLAETIDVIENESNGSDVIEDDNLDYEKLLEKLEPIKEKKENNETGQEEKQVDELDIFDNNDQDLQDMRQAIKYIDQKDDINDLIRNKVYEIFDNIDLQDIIKDLIYKKLNESMESIDFSSYLKPVLEEEVKKNLDKILRDILEKELENSMDNIVKTIIPDIAEKLIKKEIENIKKGTNDK
- a CDS encoding deoxyguanosinetriphosphate triphosphohydrolase, which translates into the protein MNIRRKIEEYENSYLNKYAKKASESKGRIVKEDECDIRTVYQRDRDRIIHSKSFRRLKHKTQVFIAPKGDHYRTRLTHTLEVAQIARTIGCALRLNENLIEAIALAHDLGHTPFGHAGEIAFSDILNKPFKHVEQSMKVVKTLEKDGKGLNLTYEVLEGIYYHSKGRGPLLLKNDVEDVSLETMVVRLSDIIAYINHDIDDATRAGILDNKDIPREITSVLGCTHGERIDRIVKNIITKTINNNYKAIDIDDDYLNAIVNLRDFLFKNVYESKIIKKEIDKAVRILIELYRYYIKHLEDIPTLYIKVNKDKTLAIIDYIAGMTDRYALYLYDKFYIPKGFAYF